Genomic window (Bacillus vallismortis):
GCCCCGGTACATTTTCGGCGCAGAGTCACTCGACCAGTGAGCTATTACGCACTCTTTAAATGGTGGCTGCTTCTAAGCCAACATCCTGGTTGTCTAAGCAACTCCACATCCTTTTCCACTTAACGTATACTTTGGGACCTTAGCTGGCGGTCTGGGCTGTTTCCCTTTCGACTACGGATCTTATCACTCGCAGTCTGACTCCCAAGGATAAGTCATTGGCATTCGGAGTTTGACTGAATTCGGTAACCCGGTAGGGGCCCCTAGTCCAATCAGTGCTCTACCTCCAAGACTCTTACCTTGAGGCTAGCCCTAAAGCTATTTCGGAGAGAACCAGCTATCTCCAGGTTCGATTGGCATTTCACCCCTACCCACACCTCATCCCCGCACTTTTCAACGTGCGTGGGTTCGGGCCTCCATTCAGTGTTACCTGAACTTCACCCTGGACATGGGTAGATCACCTGGTTTCGGGTCTACGACCACGTACTCATGCGCCCTATTCAGACTCGCTTTCGCTGCGGCTCCGCATCTTCTGCTTAACCTTGCACGGGATCGTAACTCGCCGGTTCATTCTACAAAAGGCACGCCATCACCCGTTAACGGGCTCTGACTACTTGTAGGCACACGGTTTCAGGATCTGTTTCACTCCCCTTCCGGGGTGCTTTTCACCTTTCCCTCACGGTACTGGTTCACTATCGGTCACTAGGGAGTATTTAGCCTTGGGAGATGGTCCTCCCGGATTCCGACGGAATTTCACGTGTTCCGCCGTACTCAGGATCCACTCAGGAGAGAACGAAGTTTTGACTACAGGGCTGTTACCTTCTATGGCGGGCCTTTCCAGACCTCTTCATCTACCTCGTTCTTTTGTAACTCCATACAGAGTGTCCTACAACCCCAAGAGGCAAGCCTCTTGGTTTGGGCTGATCCCGTTTCGCTCGCCGCTACTCAGGGAATCGCATTTGCTTTCTCTTCCTCCGGGTACTTAGATGTTTCAGTTCCCCGGGTCTGCCTTCTCATATCCTATGAATTCAGATATGGATACCACTCCATTACGAGTGGTGGGTTTCCCCATTCGGAAATCTCCGGATCAAAGCTTGCTTACAGCTCCCCGAAGCATATCGGTGTTCGTCCCGTCCTTCATCGGCTCCTAGTGCCAAGGCATCCACCGTGCGCCCTTTCTAACTTAACCGTTAAAAAGAATCACTATGTGATATCTTGTATTACTAATTGAATGTGATGTCTACTGTTATCTAGTTTTCAAAGAACAACGTATAGGACATGCTAACACATGCGTTCCCACAGATGTGGCGCATTTAGCAGGTGTTCCTATGTTTTTGAAGGAATGATCCTTCAAAACTAAACAAGACAGGGAACGTTCTGTTTATAAGACCCAAGGTCTTATATTCCGTAATATATCCTTAGAAAGGAGGTGATCCAGCCGCACCTTCCGATACGGCTACCTTGTTACGACTTCACCCCAATCATCTGTCCCACCTTCGGCGGCTGGCTCCTAAAAGGTTACCTCACCGACTTCGGGTGTTACAAACTCTCGTGGTGTGACGGGCGGTGTGTACAAGGCCCGGGAACGTATTCACCGCGGCATGCTGATCCGCGATTACTAGCGATTCCAGCTTCACGCAGTCGAGTTGCAGACTGCGATCCGAACTGAGAACAGATTTGTGGGATTGGCTTAACCTCGCGGTTTCGCTGCCCTTTGTTCTGTCCATTGTAGCACGTGTGTAGCCCAGATCATAAGGGGCATGATGATTTGACGTCATCCCCACCTTCCTCCGGTTTGTCACCGGCAGTCACCTTAGAGTGCCCAACTGAATGCTGGCAACTAAGATCAAGGGTTGCGCTCGTTGCGGGACTTAACCCAACATCTCACGACACGAGCTGACGACAACCATGCACCACCTGTCACTCTGCCCCCGAAGGGGACGTCCTATCTCTAGGATTGTCAGAGGATGTCAAGACCTGGTAAGGTTCTTCGCGTTGCTTCGAATTAAACCACATGCTCCACCGCTTGTGCGGGCCCCCGTCAATTCCTTTGAGTTTCAGTCTTGCGACCGTACTCCCCAGGCGGAGTGCTTAATGCGTTAGCTGCAGCACTAAGGGGCGGAAACCCCCTAACACTTAGCACTCATCGTTTACGGCGTGGACTACCAGGGTATCTAATCCTGTTCGCTCCCCACGCTTTCGCTCCTCAGCGTCAGTTACAGACCAGAGAGTCGCCTTCGCCACTGGTGTTCCTCCACATCTCTACGCATTTCACCGCTACACGTGGAATTCCACTCTCCTCTTCTGCACTCAAGTTCCCCAGTTTCCAATGACCCTCCCCGGTTGAGCCGGGGGCTTTCACATCAGACTTAAGAAACCGCCTGCGAGCCCTTTACGCCCAATAATTCCGGACAACGCTTGCCACCTACGTATTACCGCGGCTGCTGGCACGTAGTTAGCCGTGGCTTTCTGGTTAGGTACCGTCAAGGTACCGCCCTATTCGAACGGTACTTGTTCTTCCCTAACAACAGAGCTTTACGATCCGAAAACCTTCATCACTCACGCGGCGTTGCTCCGTCAGACTTTCGTCCATTGCGGAAGATTCCCTACTGCTGCCTCCCGTAGGAGTCTGGGCCGTGTCTCAGTCCCAGTGTGGCCGATCACCCTCTCAGGTCGGCTACGCATCGTTGCCTTGGTGAGCCGTTACCTCACCAACTAGCTAATGCGCCGCGGGTCCATCTGTAAGTGGTAGCCGAAGCCACCTTTTATGTTTGAACCATGCGGTTCAAACAAGCATCCGGTATTAGCCCCGGTTTCCCGGAGTTATCCCAGTCTTACAGGCAGGTTACCCACGTGTTACTCACCCGTCCGCCGCTAACATCAGGGAGCAAGCTCCCATCTGTCCGCTCGACTTGCATGTATTAGGCACGCCGCCAGCGTTCGTCCTGAGCCAGGATCAAACTCTCCATGAAGTAATGGAGCGCAGATTAAGTTCGTCACTTCCTATGACAACATCTGCATGACCTGCATCGTGCAGGCCCCTGACTACGCACATCGCTGTGCGATTTATAAAAAATGAATTAACAGGTACGTTTTGTCTTGTTTAGTTTTCAAAGATCATCCATTGCCTCTCAACGAAGCAGCTTTACCAATATAACATTTCACTTCTTTATTGTCAACAACTTTTTTTAAATTGTTTTGAAGTTTCTTGTTTTGTCCGCTGTTCATCAGCGACGTTTAATAATATAACATCTGTATTTATTTATTGCAATAGTTTTGACGAAAAAAATTCTATAAAATAAATAAACTATAATCCTCCTCATGTCATCTATCGTGTATTTATCATATAACTATATTAAAAGAACATCTACATCAGTAGAATGATCTTGTTGTTTTTTTCTTTTTCTTGTATAGTAGAAACGAATTAAATATTGATGACCACAAGGGGAGCATTAAAGCTGAGAGTGAGCGGTTTCGTTCTGACCCTTTGAACCTGTTAGTTAACGCTGGCGTAGGGATGTGGCAAAGTCAAATGAATTGCAGATCGTAAAGCAGTGCGTGGAACTTTTCTCATCCTTCCGCGTGCTGCTTTTTTGTTGTCCTTTTGGGTTGTCTATCGATGGAAGGGGATTTTTATGAATCAATCTAAGCAACTGGTTCGCCTTATAGAAATTGCAATTATGACTGCGGCTGCTGTTATTTTAGACATCGTCTCAGGAATGTTTCTTAGAATGCCTCAAGGTGGCTCGGTCTCCATCATGATGATACCGATCTTTTTAATTTCGTTTCGGTGGGGTGTTAAAGCAGGCCTTACTACCGGTCTGCTGACAGGTCTAGTTCAGATAGCGATCGGAAACTTATTCGCACAACATCCTATACAGCTTTTCCTAGATTATATTATCGCGTTCACAGCAATTGGAATAAGCGGCTGTTTCGCTTATACTGTCCGCAAAGCAGCTGCAGCAAAAACAAAAGGGAAATTGATTGTTTCAGTTGTCAGCGCAGTTTTTATCGGCAGTTTCCTGCGCTATGCCGCGCATGTCGTTTCAGGGGCTGTGTTTTTCGGCAGCTATGCTCCAAAAGGAACGCCGATATGGATTTATTCTTTAACTTATAATGCAACTTATATGGTTCCTTCATTCATCATCTGTTCAATTGTCCTTTGTTTGTTATTTATGACAGCACCGCGTTTGCTCAAAACTGACAAAGCTTAACGTGACACCCCCCAGCGGAATCCGCCGGGGGGTGTTTTTTTTACCTGTTAAGAATCGTTTTCAAAGCAGAAAGATCCGGCCAGCCAAAACCAATTTCTTTCAGTCTTTCTCCGGCAATTTCAAAGCTGTCCTCCGCTTTTCTTTCAGGAGAATAGGCCTGATAAAATGAAATCGAGGGGTTTTGCTCAATTACCCAAACAAACATGCTTGAAAAGCCATGATGAAGCAAAAACTCTGCTCCTTTTGCTAAGAGCGCTCTGCCTGCACCTTGCCGCTGATGCTCCTCTAAAAGGTAAATCGCATATAGCTCGCTGTCATAGCCTTCTTGTTCAGAGCGAATAGGGCCAAATGAAGCAAAGCCGAATATTGAGTCTTTTTCATCTTGAGCGACAAATACACCTTTTAACGAGCGGCTTTTCCATTTGTCTTCAAATTCCTTGTAGTCCAAACCATTTAAGTAGTCAGCCGGGATGATGCCGCGATATGTTGTTCTCCAGCTGTCGACATGCACTTTTGCAATGTCTTTTATATCCTTTAACTTTGCTTCTCTCACAGTTGCCATTTGGTTCTATCCTTTCATTAGTCATTCTTCTCTTGTTTGGACCCGTTTGCTTCTTTTATTTCATTTGTTAATTCGTGAAGGCTTTGTTTTACGTTTCCTTTTCCTGAAAAGTTTTCAATCATTTCTTTTACGTCAATTCCCGATGAGGCTTTTAAGCTTTCTTGAAGGCTTGACATTAAGTTTGTCGCATAGCTGGTTACTTTGTTGGCGCCGCTTGATTCACCGCTTCCCCCTGTATCAACAACAGTGATTTTATCAATATTTGAAAGAGGTGCTGCTGCTTGTTTCGCGTATTCCGGAAGCATTTTTACGATCATATCGAAAATCGCAGCCTGGCCGTACTGTTCAAAGGCAGCGGCAATTTTCTCTTTTGCTTCCGCTTCTGCAAGACCTTTTAGACGGATAACCTCAGCTTCTGTTTCCCCTTTCGCTTTTTCAGCTTCTGCTTTTGCAAGTCCGTCAATTCTGACTTTTTCCGCCTCTGCCTTCGCCATTGCTTCTATACTATACTTGTTGGCATCGGCTTCCGCGAGCTGCTTGGCTTTCTCAGCTGCTGCGGACTGCTCGACAGAATAACGGTCTGCATCTGCTTTTTTCTTTACCTCTGAGTCGTATTGGCGTTCACGGCGAAGAATTTCTTTTTCTTCTAGTTCTATTTGTTTTTGGCGTTCGATAATTTTGACCTGCATTTCCTGCTCTGTGACTTGCTTGCGCGCTCTGGCAGTCTCTAAATCATATGCCTGATCGGCATTCGCTTTTGCCGTATCTTGTTCTCTGCGGTATTCAGCCATTTTGAGCTGATTGGTTTTTTCAGCTTCAGCGATTTCCGTCGCCCGTTCAAGTTCTGATTTTTTTGCATCTTTATCTGCTTCCGCCCGCTTAATCCGGGTTTCTTTATCAGCCTCTGCTGTTGCGATATCAGCATCACGTTTTACTTGAGCAATTCTCGGTTTCCCTAATGATTCAAGGTAACCGTTTTTATCACGTACATCTTTAATGGTAAAGGAGACAATCACAAGCCCCATTTTTGCGAGATCCTGTGAAGCGACACGCTGCACCTCTTGAGAGAATTTTTCTCTGTTTTTATAAATTTCTTCGACTGTCATTGAGCCGAGAATGGAACGAAGATGGCCTTCTAAAACCTCACGCGCTTCCTGCTCCCGGTCATCTTTTGATTTTCCTAAAAATTGTTCGGCCGCTGTAGCGATTTCCCCTATAGAACCGCCTATTTTAATAATCGCAGTTCCATCAGCCATTACAGGTACTCCTTGTTCTGTATAGACTTCAGGTGTCGAAACATCAAGTTTGCTTGATAATAGGCTTAGCGGCTCTGCCTGCTGGAAGACGGGAAGGACAAAGGTTCCTCCGCCGCGAACGATTTTAAGACGGTTGCCCCCTTCATCGACATGAACATTTTTATTACCAAGATAGCTCCCCGTTACGATTAACGCTTCGTCAGGCCCTGCCGTACGATACTTTGTGATAAAAACGGCTAACAGTGCAATTAATAAAAAGAATACAACTCCGATGACAATAATGATCGGCATAGTCATTTCACATTCCTCCTTGTTTTAAATAGATTCATGCGGAGTAACCGAAAGAACTCCGTTGTCGATATCTACGACCAAAACCGTTGTTCCGTAACTGATCTGCTGATTCTCAAAGCTGATCGCTGACTTCGAGATGGTGCCGCCTATCCCTTCAATGACCACTTCACCAAACCCGTCAACAGGAACAGCTGTAATCACTTTACCGATTCTCCCTCTTAGATCATCTTCTTTATAAGCCAATGATTCCTCTGCGGATGATAATGGTACCAGAACAAAAATGTGAAGCAATATCACCAGAATGAGCGAAAGGATGCAAGAGAAAAGAGCGGTCAACAGGCTGGACAGGGGCAATATGAGCTCGCCTATATACCCGCCTGCTGAAAAACATGTGAAAAACGCGAGCACCAATGTTGGATTAAGAAACGGAATGCCTTCTGACAGTCCTGCAAATACATCTCCGAAAAATAAAAATAATAGCGTAAGACTGCCCGCAATAATAAGCGTATAAAGATAAATCGTTTGTATAGGTACGCCAAACAACTCCAAATTCCTCATCCTTTCTTCATCAATGCATTGGTGAACGGCTGCCGTTACCATTTATACGAGACATAACGAAAAAAGGTTTCGAAATTTTTAGATAAAACACCCTTTTCGAAGTGCTTTATAAATGATAATTGCTTATATATATGGTAATGTCATTTTAGGAGGAGATATGATGAGTATCTTTAATGAAGCCAGATTAGAGACGTGGAACGAAGTAAAAAGACTTTCTGATGAAAGGCTGAATCAAAAGCCTTCTGCTGAAGAATGGAGTATAAGGGAAGTTCTTGATCATTTGAAAAAAATCGATATGGCCGCACAACAAATGCTGAAGGAGCGTGTAAAGGAAGCTCCTGTTAAAGAAGTTGAAGAAAAAACGCTTGAGGTTGCACAGGACAGAAACAATAAGCGGAAAGCTCCGAGTCACCTAGAGCCTGAGCATGATTTTATTTCAGGCAGCCAAATGAAACGCGAGCTTGACGTGGTGAGAGAACAGCTGACAGCTGCAATTGCCTCGCTAAAAGAAGAAGATTTTGAGAGAGTGCTTCCGCATCCTGTGTTTCAGGAGCTGACTGTCAGACAGTGGATCGATTTTATCGGTCACCACGAAAAACGGCATCTCAGCCAGATTAAAGAAATTAAAGAAAAAGTGGGAAGGGCCTGATTATTCAGACCCTTTCTGCTTTTCGTTTGACTTTTCTATGATAGGAATAAACTTCGATTTCATCGCCTGCGTAAACAGCGCCCGGTCTCTCCACAATACAGACAATTCCTCTTATGCCCAATGCGTGGCGGACGAAAGCCGGCGCCAGCTTCGGCTTGTCCGGATAATAAGACTGAATGACTTCACCCGGCTGGATACACGGATCATTTTCTCCCTCACATAGCAAAGCGGCACCGCTTGGAAAAATGAGCCGGCTCCCTTCTTTTAATGAAGTGAAATCGTGTATTCCGCTGACTGCGATATTCGCCCCGAGCCATTCCGGCAAAATACTCGACACTCCCATTTTTAAAGCCAACTCATCACATTCCTCTATTGAAACAATTGAAATTTGTCTGCGGTTGAAAATTTCGGTCCCCCTTGAAAACATTGGTTCTCTGGCTCCCGCTTTTTTGGTCAGTCCAAAATGCAAGTCACCGGGGATGCCGCCATAATCAATATCGAGCTTGTCCATTCGCTTTGTTACGAAACTTTCTGTATCTGCGATATACAAGCCTTCTGTTTTTGCAGTCATACGCTTCCACATCATTCGGCACCTTCCTTCTTCTTTAACATGTCCATTTATGTTTCATTATCCAAAAAAATCCCGCTCTGTAAAGGAGCGGGACATCTGATTATACAGTTTTAGGTGTAAGGTTAAAACAGCGCTTGTAGATCCAATTGTATGCTTTTTCATTTAAGTCTCTAGGGTTTCCGTAGGTTTGCGGATCTTTCATTGCTTCTTTTGACAAGCGTTCGATCATATCAGGCGATACTCCCTGCTCTTCTAAAGTCGGTACTTCTAAGTCTCCGACCAGGTCATACATCCAATTGACAGATGCTTTCGCAGCTTCTTCTGTTGTCATATTGCTAGTATCAATACCGAACGCTTTTGCAATACGTGCAAATTTCTCAGGATAGCCCTTCCAGTTGTATTCCATGACAGGACCCATCATCGCAGCCACACATTGACCGTGAGCGACTGGAATAATGCCGCCAAGCGTTTGGCTCATCGCATGAGCCGCGCCCGCTGATTCACTGCCGTAAGAAAGACCTGCAAGCATCGCAGCCTGCGCCATTCCGTATCTTGCTTCCAGATCCTCTCCGTCAGCAAATGCTCTTTTAATGTAATGAGCGGCATATTCAATCGCCATTAAGGCAACTGCATCCGTGATTGGCTGAGCAAATTTCATTGTATAGCACTCAATGGCATGAGCAAGCGCATCAATTCCCGTCATGGCTGTTACATGCGGAGGCATTGAAATATGAAGCTCAGGATCAATGATGGTCAGGTGCGCTGCGATCAGCGGACCGCCCGTGTTGAACTTGAATTCTCTTTCTTCATCCGTGATAACAGCCCATTGGGTTACTTCTGAACCTGTTCCGGCTGTTGTCGGAATGGTTGTCAGCGGAGGGATCCGGTTTTCTAGCGGTTTTTTTCCATCTGCCGCTTCATAATCAAGTACGCTTCCTTCGTGTGTTGCTTCTACTCCAATTGCTTTCGCTGTGTCCATGGAGCTTCCGCCTCCGACTGCCACTAAACCATTACAGTTCTCTTTTTTGTATAGCTCAGACCCTTCATTCACAAGACGGACAGGCGGGTTTGGCTCTACTTTATTAAAGAGCACAACTTCAATGCCCGCTCCTTTTAGTGATTCGATTACAGGGTCAACGACGCCGGCTTTATAAATCCCAGGGTCTGTGACAAGGAGTGCTTTCGAAACGCCCAGCGCAGCTATTTCTTCTCCCGTATGCTTGACGGCTCCGATTCCGTGCTTAATCACAGTCGGAATTTCAAATGTGTGGAATTTGTGCATGCTTTCTACTTTCATATTTAATGTCATTATAATCTCTCCCTCTTATGAATTGAACCAATTAACCGCTGCCGGTTTTGTATTGCGATACACATGTTTGACTTCTGTATATTCTTCAAGGCCTATTTTTCCAAGCTCGCGTCCGAATCCGGACTGCTTATAGCCGCCCCATGGCGCCTGCGCAAAATACGGATGGAAATCGTTAATCCAAACCGTTCCCATTCTCAAGCGGGCTGCTACGCGTTCACACTTTTCAATATCTTTAGACCATACCGCTCCGGCCAAGCCATAGATGGTATCATTCGCAAGCGCGATTACCTCATCTTCCGAGCTGAAGGTTTCGACGGTCAATACAGGACCGAATACCTCTTCCTGAACTATTCTCATATCCGATTTACAGTTTGAGAAAATAGTAGGTTCATAGAAAAAGCCGTTTTGCAGCGCAGGGTCTTCCGGACGTTTACCGCCTGTCTCGAGCTTCGCGCCTTCTTCTATTCCGATCTCTACATATTTTTCTACCTTTGCCCTGTGCTCTGCAGAAATAAGCGGACCGCTTTCAGTCTCTGCGTCAAAACCATTTCCGAGTTTTATGCGTTTTGCCCGTTTGACAAGCTCTGCTAAAAATTGATCGTAAATAGCATCTTCAACAAGCAAGCGGGAACCGGCGGAGCATACTTGGCCGGCATGGAAAAATACAGCGTTTAATGCCTGATCGACCGCAACTTCTAAATCTGCGTCCTTGAAAACGATATTTGGATTTTTCCCGCCCAATTCAAGTGCGATTTTTTTGACGTTTCCGCTTGCCGCCCGCATGATTTTTTTGCCTGTTTCGATTCCCCCTGTAAACGAAACCAAATCGACGTCTTTGTTTGCGGCAAGCTCGTCCCCCACTGTTGCTCCCGGTCCAAGGACGAGATTTGCGACACCTTTTGGAACACCCGCTTCTTCCATCAGCTTGAACACTTTGATTGTCGTTAGCGGCGTGATCTCACTCGGCTTCATGACGATCGTATTTCCTGCAGCCAGTGCAGGCGCGATTTTCCAGCTCGCTTGCAGGAGCGGATAATTCCATGGAGTAATCTGGCCGCAAACCCCGATTGGCTCTCTGATGATTTTGCTCTCTGAATCAGGGATCGGAGAAGAAATGATCTCTCCGCCATCTTTGTCTGCCAATCCGGAGTAATATTGAAATACATTGGCGATATCGTCCATATCGGCCTTACTTTCTTCGAGTGTTTTTCCTGTATCAAGAGATTCAAGTTCAGCCAGCTCATCAAGATCACGTCTAATTAATCCCGCAATTTTCAGAACAATTTTCCCGCGTTCAAGCCCGGATAGAGATGACCACTCTCCTTTGTCAAAGGCTCTTCGCGCGGCTTCGATCGCCTTGATGGCGTCCTCTCGCCCTCCCTCGCTTACGGTTGCAATTTCTTCTTGATTAAATGGGTTGATAATGTTGCGGATCTGCTCTTTTTCGGCGCTGATCCATTCACCGTCAATGTATAATGTTTGACTCATATAAGCCTCCTTGACGTAAATAAAGTTTGTTAAATAAAAATTTAATGTTTTTAACAACCTTAATCTAACATATGGTTTTTAAACTGTCAAAGCCCCATTTTGATTTTTCTTTTTGACTTTTCTTTATGTTTCGTTAAGATAAAGAACATAAAGAAATAACTTAACGAATTTAATTCTCTAAAGGAAAAGAGGGTCAGTATGGATGAAAATCCAGAATTTGCAGTTATAGAACAGGCTCGGGATCTTGTTATCGACTCCATTGCTGAAACGATGGATCTTTACGGAATTACCCGCAGTGTCGGGATTTTATATGGGACGATGTATATGCGGGATGAGATGACGCTTGACGAAATGCGTGAGGAATTGCAAATGAGCAAGCCAAGCATGAGCACAGGTGTCAAAAAACTTCAGGACTTAAATGTGGTGAAAAAAACTTTTCACCGGGGCATCCGCAAGCATACATTTGTAGCTGAAAAAGATTTTTTCAAATTTTTCACGAATTTCTTTCCGCCTAAATGGGAGCGGGAAGTTCAAGTAAATGTAGCAGCGATTGAGGAAGCCCAGGCTGATTTACAAGAGGTTTTAAACAAGGAAGGCCTCAATGAAGACCTCAAAAATGAAGCGCTGCAGCTTTACGAGCAGCTGGAAAGCTCTAGAGCCTACTATGATTGGCTGAAACGGCTTGCTGAATCGGTGCAGAGCGGGGAAATTTTTAAGTTTATACCAATCGAAAGAAAGTAAAGAAGAAAACGCCTGGGAAACCGGGCGTTTTTCTGTTCGTTTGTATGTAATTACTACAAATTTGAAAAATACGGGAAAAACACCCCATTTACTTCCAAAATATTTGATGTTAATTTTATGTAGGTAAAATTTGTATTTGGCCATTCAGTGGAGGTGAAAAGCGGGCAGGCCTGTATATTTTATAACTTTTAAGGGGGAATTTTATTATGAAACGTAAATTATTATCTTCTTTGGCAATTGGTGCATTAAGTCTCGGTTTACTCGTTTCTGCACCTACAGCTTCTTTCGCGGCTGAATCTAAATCAACTTCCGCTCATACTGAGTCTACTATGAGAACACAGTCAACAGCTTCATTATTTGCAACAATCACAGGGACCAGCAAAACGGAATGGTCTTTCTCCGATATCGAATTGACATACCGTCCAAATACGCTTCTCAGCCTTGGCGTTATGGAATTTACATTGCCAAGCGGATTTACTGCAAATACAAAAGACACAATGAACGGGCGTGCGTTGCGTGAAACACAGATCCTTAATAACGGGAAAACAGTAAGAATCCCTCTGGCACTTGATTTGTTAGGAGCTGGCGAATTCAAATTAAAACTGAATAACAAAACTCTTCCTGCCGCTGGTACATATACTTTCCGTGCGGAGAATAAATCATTGAGCATCGGAAATAAATTTTATGCAGAAGCCAGTATTGACGTTGCTAAGCGCAGCACTCCTCCGACTCAGCCATGCGGCTGCAACTAAACATAAAGACCGGTTAACGCCGGTCTTTTTTTTGTGTTTTGACCTCCCCTTTACCCTCTATTTCCAATTATCTTTTTTCTTGATAAAAATTTAAATTGACAAACTCTAGAAACAGGAGTAAATTCTTGAGTGTTCAATTTCATAGAAGTCTCTTTTACCGCTTAATCAAACACGAACGGGGGAACCAACGATTGGCTGTTTTATTCACAGCCTAGGGGTGAATCTTACTTAGTAAGAGGGGGTACTCTGAATCCCTAATCCGACAGCTAACCTCGTAGGCGTATCCAGAGAGGAGGTCTATTAACGGCCATTCTTCGAGATGGTCTTTTTTGCTTCAAAAACGTTAATTTTACTAAGGGAGTTATGAACATTGGGAAAAATAAAAAATAAGCAATTTGCCGTGATTGGGCTGGGCCGGTTTGGCGGAAGCATTTGCAAAGAGCTGCACAGAATGGGGCATGAGGTCCTTGCAATTGATATCAACGAAGAAAAGGTAAATGCATACGCTTCTTACGCAACTCATGCGGTGATTGCCAACGCCACCGAAGAAAACGAATTGCTATCGTTAGGAATACGCAATTTTGAATATGTGGTTGTTGCGATCGGAGCGAATATTCAAGCAAGTACCCTGACCACCTTATTATTAAAAGAATTTGACATCCCGAATATTTGGGTCAAAGCTCAAAACCATTATCACCATAAGGTGCTTGAAAAAATCGGCGCTGACCGTATCATTCACCCTGAAAAGGACATGGGCGTCAAGATCGCACAAAGCCTTTCTGATGAGAACGTTTTAAATTACATTGATTTATCTGATGAGTACAGTATTGTCGAGCTGCTGGCAACACGCAAGCTTAATTCAAAATCAATTACTGATCTGAATGTAAGAACGAAGTACGGCTGTACAATCCTTGCCATTAAACACCATGGAGATATCCGGCTTTCTCCAGCACCTGAAGACATCATTCACGAACAAGATTGCCTGGTGATCATGGGGCACAAAAAGGATATTAGACGTTTTGAAAACGAAGGGATGTAGACAAAGGTGACACTTCAAAAGGATAAAGTGATCAAATGGGTTCGTTTTACACCACCTCAAGTGCTTGCAATTGGTTTTTTTCTGACCATTATCAGCGGGGCTGTGCTGTTAAAGCTCCCGATTTCTGCAGCGAAGCCATTGTCATGGATAGATGCCCTTTTTACTGCAGCTTCCGCGACAACTGTAACAGGGCTTGCAGTTGTCGATACCGGTACAGAATTTACACTTTTCGGGCAAACTGTCATCATGGCCCTGATTCAGATCGGCGGGCTTGGATTTATGACTTTTGCTGTTTTGATCGTCATGATATTAGGAAAGAAAATCGGATTAAAAGAACGAATGCTGGTTCAGGAAGCCTTAAACCAGCCGACAATCGGCGGTGTCGTAGGTCTTGTCAAGGTTCTGTTCCTGTTTTCGATCAGTATTGAGCTGATAGCAGCTCTTATCTTATCCAT
Coding sequences:
- the ktrA gene encoding potassium uptake protein KtrA, whose product is MGKIKNKQFAVIGLGRFGGSICKELHRMGHEVLAIDINEEKVNAYASYATHAVIANATEENELLSLGIRNFEYVVVAIGANIQASTLTTLLLKEFDIPNIWVKAQNHYHHKVLEKIGADRIIHPEKDMGVKIAQSLSDENVLNYIDLSDEYSIVELLATRKLNSKSITDLNVRTKYGCTILAIKHHGDIRLSPAPEDIIHEQDCLVIMGHKKDIRRFENEGM
- the betB gene encoding betaine-aldehyde dehydrogenase; this encodes MSQTLYIDGEWISAEKEQIRNIINPFNQEEIATVSEGGREDAIKAIEAARRAFDKGEWSSLSGLERGKIVLKIAGLIRRDLDELAELESLDTGKTLEESKADMDDIANVFQYYSGLADKDGGEIISSPIPDSESKIIREPIGVCGQITPWNYPLLQASWKIAPALAAGNTIVMKPSEITPLTTIKVFKLMEEAGVPKGVANLVLGPGATVGDELAANKDVDLVSFTGGIETGKKIMRAASGNVKKIALELGGKNPNIVFKDADLEVAVDQALNAVFFHAGQVCSAGSRLLVEDAIYDQFLAELVKRAKRIKLGNGFDAETESGPLISAEHRAKVEKYVEIGIEEGAKLETGGKRPEDPALQNGFFYEPTIFSNCKSDMRIVQEEVFGPVLTVETFSSEDEVIALANDTIYGLAGAVWSKDIEKCERVAARLRMGTVWINDFHPYFAQAPWGGYKQSGFGRELGKIGLEEYTEVKHVYRNTKPAAVNWFNS
- the bslA gene encoding biofilm surface layer hydrophobin BslA, with product MKRKLLSSLAIGALSLGLLVSAPTASFAAESKSTSAHTESTMRTQSTASLFATITGTSKTEWSFSDIELTYRPNTLLSLGVMEFTLPSGFTANTKDTMNGRALRETQILNNGKTVRIPLALDLLGAGEFKLKLNNKTLPAAGTYTFRAENKSLSIGNKFYAEASIDVAKRSTPPTQPCGCN
- a CDS encoding GbsR/MarR family transcriptional regulator, with protein sequence MDENPEFAVIEQARDLVIDSIAETMDLYGITRSVGILYGTMYMRDEMTLDEMREELQMSKPSMSTGVKKLQDLNVVKKTFHRGIRKHTFVAEKDFFKFFTNFFPPKWEREVQVNVAAIEEAQADLQEVLNKEGLNEDLKNEALQLYEQLESSRAYYDWLKRLAESVQSGEIFKFIPIERK